Proteins found in one Aspergillus puulaauensis MK2 DNA, chromosome 8, nearly complete sequence genomic segment:
- a CDS encoding DNA cross-link repair protein PSO2 (BUSCO:EOG09261HQU;~COG:L;~EggNog:ENOG410PK6Y;~InterPro:IPR036866,IPR011084,IPR001279;~PFAM:PF07522,PF12706), with translation MAGSYRRVSTPSKPAKSSGAKPQSAKRNNTLLNFFQKADGPPQSASRQARITQFTAQGERPGSRVTTPRPRLLKRETSSTNGGGEEGLFLGDSKRAKNPVDNGSPRGKERSRTPDDIWGEEDFDNGKSLEEGDKYNQNGSAMKRRKMDSAEADSSSAEKTAKKARKASGPFIDESDSEDEGLEAFRDIGDGDDQEQVLEKKDAEELAMPSDGDQTARKRTFAADVPPLVREATSHMQDDEYPDFDDIEGDEVEGEEFLGASDGDEVRECEAAFDPDANDLSTDTLNIDETPTCPVCQGSLEGVDETNVMAHVNDCLDGKPSMVLPKTPSTDVGPSAQKVNLADRAAVARPAQRDPVQSKASRPSSAFSKIMTGNAEDTAWAEAAASDVASRGKQAYQRTCPFYKIITGFSISVDAFRYGAVEACNAYFLSHFHSDHYMGLSKSWRHGPIYCSRPTGNLVRQQLKVDPKWIVDLEFEKKTEVPGTGGVQVTMIEANHCPGSAIFVFEKVVSSGPSTRIHRVLHCGDFRASPQQVNHPLLRPDVVDLKTGKNWQQRIDACYLDTTYLSPKYAFPKQSDVVSACAELCVRIDQGQYDSIGHMPFQTGTSKPVSNNPISKFLSSATTAVKSPSQTKSKPKDRVLVVIGTYSIGKERICLAIARALKSKIYATPAKQRVCACLEDPELSSLLTDDPLKAQVHMQTLVEIRAETLCDYLDSMKPHFTRVVGFRPTGWTYRPPAGRTLENPPVSTVLHSAHWQTPFSVRDLTPQRGSTRESACFGVPYSEHSSFRELTMFCCALRIGRIIPTVNVGNQKSRERMKAWFDKWEAEKRKSGLFKVTGDDW, from the exons ATGGCAGGATCATACCGAAGGGTTTCAACGCCGTCAAAACCCGCAAAGTCCTCTGGTGCGAAGCCGCAGTCCGCGAAACGAAACAACACGCTCTTaaacttcttccagaaagCGGACGGGCCTCCACAATCGGCCTCGAGACAGGCCCGCATTACACAGTTTACCGCGCAGGGAGAAAGACCGGGTAGCCGCGTTACGACTCCGCGGCCTCGATTGTTAAAAAGGGAAACTAGTTCGACGAATGGTGGTGGCGAGGAAGGGTTGTTCTTGGGGGATAGCAAAAGAGCCAAGAACCCTGTGGATAATGGGAGTCCGAGGGGAAAGGAGAGGTCTCGTACGCCGGATGATAtttggggagaggaagactTTGATAATGGGAAATCCTTAGAGGAGGGGGACAAATATAACCAAAATGGCTCTGCGATGAAACGACGGAAGATGGATTCGGCAGAGGCggattcttcctcggcagAGAaaacggcgaagaaggcgcgGAAAGCTAGCGGTCCCTTTATTGATGAGTCGGACAGCGAGGATGAAGGCCTGGAGGCATTTAGAGATATCGGGGACGGAGACGACCAAGAGCAGGttttggagaagaaggatgcggaggaaCTCGCGATGCCCTCTGACGGAGATCAAACGGCAAGGAAACGGACTTTCGCCGCCGACGTACCACCGCTGGTAAGAGAAGCCACGAGCCATATGCAAGATGATGAATACCCGGATTTTGACGATATAGAAGGGGACGAAGTCGAAGGGGAAGAGTTCTTAGGTGCTtcagatggagatgaggttAGAGAGTGCGAGGCCGCCTTTGATCCCGATGCAAACGATCTATCTACGGATACTCTCAACATAGATGAAACGCCTACCTGTCCAGTATGCCAGGGGAGCTTAGAAGGGGTTGATGAAACA AACGTCATGGCTCATGTTAATGATTGTCTCGATGGCAAACCCAGCATGGTCCTGCCGAAGACACCAAGTACAGACGTTGGCCCGTCCGCGCAGAAAGTAAACTTAGCGGATCGTGCTGCTGTGGCCAGGCCTGCGCAACGAGATCCCGTTCAATCCAAAGCTTCGAGGCCTTCCTCCGCATTCTCCAAAATCATGACAGGTAATGCTGAAGACACAGCATGGGcggaggcagcagcaagtgATGTTGCATCACGAGGCAAACAAGCTTACCAAAGAACTTGCCCTTTTTATAAGATCATTACAGGATTCTCAATATCAGTGGATGCTTTTCGCTACGGCGCAGTGGAAGCATGTAACGCATATTTTTTAAGCCACTTTCATAGCGATCATTACATGGGCCTTTCGAAATCCTGGCGCCATGGGCCGATATATTGCAGCAGACCGACGGGGAATCTGGTCCGTCAGCAACTCAAGGTCGATCCAAAGTGGATAGTTGACCTCGAGTTTGAAAAAAAGACCGAAGTTCCTGGAACCGGGGGAGTGCAGGTAACTATGATCGAGGCCAACCATTGTCCCGGAAGCGCCATTTTCGTTTTTGAGAAGGTTGTGAGCTCTGGACCCTCTACAAGAATCCACAGAGTCTTGCATTGTGGTGACTTCCGAGCATCTCCGCAACAAGTGaaccatcctctccttcgTCCAGATGTTGTTGATCTGAAGACGGGTAAGAATTGGCAGCAGAGAATTGATGCTTGCTATCTTGATACCACCTATCTAAGTCCAAAGTATGCGTTCCCGAAGCAGTCAGATGTCGTGAGCGCATGCGCTGAGCTTTGTGTGCGCATTGATCAGGGCCAATATGATAGCATTGGCCACATGCCATTTCAGACCGGAACTAGCAAGCCCGTATCAAATAATCCAATCAGCAAATTTCTCTCGTCCGCTACTACTGCTGTCAAGTCCCCTTCCCAAACAAAATCAAAGCCTAAAGACCGAGTACTCGTCGTGATCGGCACCTACAGTATCGGCAAAGAGCGGATATGCCTCGCCATAGCACGCGCACTAAAGAGCAAAATCTACGCAACGCCCGCCAAACAACGTGTATGCGCTTGTTTGGAAGATCCGGAGTTATCCTCGTTACTTACAGATGACCCCCTCAAAGCTCAGGTACACATGCAGACTCTCGTCGAGATTCGGGCAGAGACGCTCTGTGACTATCTGGACTCAATGAAGCCGCATTTTACTCGGGTAGTCGGCTTTCGACCAACCGGATGGACATACCGACCGCCGGCTGGCAGGACGCTGGAGAACCCGCCCGTTTCAACCGTGCTCCACTCTGCACACTGGCAGACTCCGTTCTCGGTGCGTGATCTTACACCGCAGCGGGGGAGCACGCGAGAAAGTGCTTGTTTCGGTGTCCCTTATAGTGAGCATAGCTCGTTCCGGGAATTGACCATGTTTTGCTGTGCGTTGCGGATAGGCCGGATCATTCCAACAGTCAATGTTGGTAACCAGAAGAGTCGGGAGCGGATGAAAGCTTGGTTTGACAAGTGGGAAGCAGAGAAACGTAAGAGTGGGCTGTTTAAAGTGACGGGCGATGATTGGTAG
- the LSM2 gene encoding Sm-like protein LSM2 (COG:A;~EggNog:ENOG410PQNA;~InterPro:IPR016654,IPR010920,IPR001163;~PFAM:PF01423;~go_process: GO:0006397 - mRNA processing [Evidence IEA]) translates to MLFFSFFKTLTNQVVTIELKNDIRIRGTLKSVDQYLNIKLDDIDVLDLDKYPHLSSVKNMFIRGSVVRYVMLPRSEVDVGLLEDATRREAANQAGKAR, encoded by the exons ATGCTTTTCTTCAG TTTCTTCAAGACCCTCACGAACCAGGTCGTCACGATAGAACTCAAGAATGACATCCGAATCCGCGGGACTCTGAAATCAGTCGACCAATACCTCAACATCAAGCTCGACGATATCGATGTTTTAGACTTGGACAAATACCCGCATCTATCGTCGGTAAAGAACATGTTCATCCGTGGCAGCGTGGTGCGGTATGTGATGCTGCCGCGGTcggaggttgatgttgggCTTTTGGAGGATGCGACACGGAGAG AGGCCGCGAACCAGGCGGGTAAAGCTCGGTGA
- a CDS encoding uncharacterized protein (COG:S;~EggNog:ENOG410PHF5;~InterPro:IPR013216,IPR029063;~PFAM:PF08241;~go_function: GO:0008168 - methyltransferase activity [Evidence IEA]) encodes MMAAPNRPTARCPPSRQVRGTRLNTIIEDSRETQFSDKPGHSPTDNRQRSPAPQLKLRTAGLSSQAAPRQRFLSPLSASSVSCCSDEDWQEQMNKFDDLYDATDDDSDFSDECASYSSTRPTSMTTPTTARDSVGSQGSRRRYPSIDIPSSNLWPSLNGAPKSSPVPPTPPQKIPVSPAALSLLSRSVPAMHATPSLDGSVSSDQVSNLSTPSTPSLQSLPDTDWNSRGIHLLPDLEADVHHSDLDNSEAREEVPRIEVPIESVDDDWRRFIGDFPQITGQTTPTAGYFAEAEPPREDTPSDRGVALPEGALATLQFIPLEGTPEPWSETSDNEEMSEIPLAPRRRSLDDDTPVSQLSEYSFTGLDIPSPGGFFDSLGPRARHTWSLPKLSQAPTSATAETFYNIPFSRGQGEIVEQVVNLPDRSNDEQLTAVYAPPTAVRIPESPAHPPTEGSVSPISEGVHEISRPATTYDPDEQDENYAAELQKKAMSSLDRTSVWLAAQASYLSALSETNPVNSIEEEDDRVSDVDEQSSQKASSPQLRRKSSVHLNSQPLPEPPSSLPAIHASKDSIYWRGFKFLLEQSQRRDTFVHRATRFDAMQSTRQGLSGVHSKCLRGSYELILPERPSYSGPFSQSPRKSVLGSVLQEKAQFSMIEKEQLVLLQLSQPMWAMEALRFLNAGRLVASPAQKRLSRSTAGTAARKNPKRRQVRVLDLGGHATAEWAWQLAHEYPDVKIYTVYTGYQQVNKAIKGPVNHRYIQVSQLWKLPFSDNKFDVISARSLPAFLKTEPPAGESLDEYDLCLKECYRCLKPGGYLEYLVMDAEVSRAGPYASATSIEFAFNLKIRGYDPMPTKNFTGRLRKQDFVNIKRGWMYLPMGTEPRKPQAPRETPDPRVKSVIEDTEAVQGPLGSTVDIAPITGLLGGWVWEQWLLKLQVEMGRDDTKLLEGIGSVFDEGRKNGSGWTCLSGWAMKPLPNHRR; translated from the coding sequence ATGATGGCTGCGCCGAATCGTCCTACCGCTAGATGCCCTCCCTCCCGGCAGGTCCGAGGAACGAGGCTTAATACAATAATCGAGGATTCGCGCGAGACGCAATTTTCAGACAAGCCTGGACATAGCCCAACCGATAATCGCCAAAGGAGTCCGGCACCGCAATTGAAACTGAGGACCGCTGGTCTGTCGTCACAGGCGGCTCCACGCCAACGGTTCCTGTCACCGCTCTCTGCAAGTTCGGTCTCATGTTGCTCAGATGAAGATTGGCAAGAGCAAATGAACAAATTTGATGATCTCTATGATGCCACGGACGACGACTCGGATTTCAGTGATGAGTGCGCGTCGTATTCTAGCACTCGGCCTACGAGCATGACAACACCAACGACAGCGAGGGATTCGGTGGGATCTCAAGGCTCCCGAAGACGGTATCCATCTATTGATATTCCTTCATCGAATCTATGGCCATCACTCAACGGTGCTCCGAAGAGCTCGCCAGTTCCACCGACCCCCCCGCAAAAGATTCCCGTTTCGCCAGCCGCCCTCTCGCTGCTTTCACGCTCAGTGCCGGCAATGCACGCAACGCCGTCGCTAGATGGTAGTGTGTCGTCAGACCAAGTATCTAACCTTAGCACTCCATCCACTCCGTCCTTACAGTCTCTCCCAGACACCGACTGGAACTCGCGTGGGATTCACCTTCTTCCAGATCTCGAGGCAGACGTGCATCACTCAGATCTTGACAACTCAGAGGCTCGTGAAGAGGTACCGCGCATTGAGGTACCAATCGAAAGTGTTGACGACGATTGGCGGCGATTTATTGGAGACTTCCCACAGATAACCGGTCAAACCACACCCACTGCAGGTTACTTTGCAGAAGCTGAACCTCCGCGGGAGGATACACCTTCCGATCGAGGGGTTGCTCTTCCCGAGGGCGCTCTCGCGACACTACAGTTTATTCCTCTGGAGGGAACGCCAGAACCATGGTCCGAGACTTCTGATAACGAGGAGATGTCGGAGATCCCACTAGCCCCTCGGAGACGCTCACTTGATGATGATACTCCAGTTTCACAGCTGTCAGAGTACAGCTTTACTGGTCTTGACATCCCATCACCTGGAGGGTTCTTTGACTCGCTGGGTCCTCGAGCTCGTCACACCTGGTCTCTACCAAAGCTCAGCCAAGCACCCACATCGGCCACAGCCGAGACGTTCTACAATATTCCATTTTCGCGGGGCCAAGGAGAGATCGTCGAGCAAGTTGTCAATCTTCCGGATAGGTCGAACGATGAGCAATTGACTGCAGTATACGCGCCACCAACTGCGGTCAGAATCCCAGAGAGCCCTGCGCATCCACCAACCGAGGGCTCAGTAAGCCCTATCAGCGAAGGGGTTCATGAGATTTCGAGACCCGCTACCACGTATGATCCAGATGAACAGGATGAGAATTATGCCGCGGAACTGCAAAAGAAGGCAATGTCAAGCTTGGATAGAACCAGCGTTTGGCTGGCGGCCCAGGCCTCGTATCTTTCAGCTCTCAGCGAAACGAACCCAGTGAACAGtattgaggaagaagacgaccgGGTTTCCGATGTTGACGAGCAGAGTAGTCAAAAGGCTTCTTCGCCCCAGCTTAGGCGGAAGAGTTCTGTACACTTGAACTCCCAGCCGTTACCGGAACCTCCCAGCTCTCTTCCTGCTATCCATGCCAGCAAGGATTCGATCTACTGGCGCGGTTTTAAGTTTTTGTTGGAACAGTCTCAACGTCGAGATACCTTCGTGCACCGCGCGACTCGGTTTGATGCTATGCAATCTACCCGCCAGGGTCTGTCCGGTGTGCACAGCAAGTGCCTTCGTGGAAGCTACGAACTGATTCTTCCTGAGCGACCATCGTACAGCGGGCCGTTCTCGCAGTCTCCCCGCAAATCTGTCCTGGGTTCAGTCCTGCAAGAGAAAGCCCAATTCTCCATGATTGAGAAGGAACAATTAGTTCTTTTGCAATTAAGCCAACCGATGTGGGCCATGGAGGCCTTAAGGTTTTTGAATGCTGGCAGGCTTGTTGCCAGCCCTGCTCAAAAGCGTCTTTCGCGGAGTACTGCCGGCACAGCCGCTCGAAAGAATCCCAAGCGCCGTCAGGTTAGGGTTCTTGATCTAGGTGGCCATGCTACGGCGGAGTGGGCTTGGCAACTTGCACACGAGTATCCTGATGTCAAGATTTATACAGTGTATACTGGGTACCAGCAAGTCAACAAGGCCATCAAGGGTCCTGTAAACCATCGCTATATCCAAGTGTCTCAGCTATGGAAGCTTCCGTTCTCTGACAACAAGTTCGACGTGATCTCGGCTCGCTCCCTGCCCGCTTTCCTTAAAACCGAACCCCCGGCGGGAGAAAGCTTAGACGAGTATGATCTTTGTCTTAAGGAGTGCTATCGCTGCCTCAAGCCTGGAGGCTACTTGGAATACCTCGTCATGGACGCTGAGGTCTCCCGCGCGGGTCCTTATGCCTCTGCGACATCCATTGAGTTCGCCTTCAACCTCAAGATTCGAGGGTATGACCCGATGCCCACCAAGAACTTCACTGGCCGTCTACGGAAGCAAGACTTCGTAAACATCAAGCGAGGCTGGATGTATCTTCCCATGGGTACCGAACCACGGAAGCCTCAAGCCCCAAGAGAGACTCCTGACCCAAGGGTTAAGAGCGTGATCGAGGACACGGAAGCCGTCCAAGGGCCATTGGGAAGCACAGTTGATATCGCGCCAATCACTGGATTACTCGGCGGGTGGGTATGGGAACAGTGGCTTCTGAAACTGCAAGTTGAGATGGGTCGCGATGACACAAAGTTGCTCGAAGGTATTGGAAGTGTATTTGATGAGGGCCGCAAGAATGGCTCCGGCTGGACATGCTTGTCCGGCTGGGCTATGAAGCCCTTGCCTAACCACAGGCGTTGA
- the RPE1 gene encoding ribulose-phosphate 3-epimerase RPE1 (BUSCO:EOG092644Z6;~COG:G;~EggNog:ENOG410PGBP;~InterPro:IPR011060,IPR013785,IPR026019,IPR000056;~PFAM:PF00834;~go_function: GO:0003824 - catalytic activity [Evidence IEA];~go_function: GO:0004750 - ribulose-phosphate 3-epimerase activity [Evidence IEA];~go_function: GO:0016857 - racemase and epimerase activity, acting on carbohydrates and derivatives [Evidence IEA];~go_process: GO:0005975 - carbohydrate metabolic process [Evidence IEA];~go_process: GO:0006098 - pentose-phosphate shunt [Evidence IEA]) — protein sequence MSPPAIIAPSILSADFATLGSECSAKIEQGADWLHVDIMDGHFVPNITFGAPVVTKIRPHVHRPAQPHGKGTFDCHMMIMEPHKWVKDFKKAGCDLYCFHYEAAVASVAAEDPADYKTTRKTSPKELIRYIHDEGMQAGIAIKPDTPVDVLWDILATEDDKERPDMVLVMTVHPGFGGQKFMASELPKVRALRERYPNLNIEVDGGLGVGTVDQAAEAGANVIVAGSAVFGAQDPGDVIQKLREAVDKYRKE from the exons ATGTCTCCTCCAGCAATTATAGCCCCCTCCATCCTTAGCGCAGACTTCGCGACATTGGGAAGCGAATGCTCGGCCAAGATTGAACAAGGAGCAGACTGGCTCCATGTCGACATCATGGACGGCCACTTCGTCCCAAACATCACTTTTGGGGCCCCCGTTGTGACAAAGATCCGCCCACATGTCCACCGTCCAGCTCAACCCCACGGAAAAGGGACGTTCGATTGCCACATGATGATTATGGAG CCCCATAAATGGGTCAAGGACTTCAAGAAGGCCGGCTGCGATCTATACTGCTTCCACTACGAAGCCGCCGTCGCCTCAGTTGCGGCTGAGGACCCTGCCGACTACAAGACGACCCGCAAAACAAGCCCTAAGGAGCTCATTCGGTATATCCATGACGAGGGCATGCAAGCTGGCATTGCAATCAAGCCGGATACACCCGTCGACGTGCTATGGGATATTCTCGCGACGGAAGATGACAAGGAACGGCCAGAC ATGGTTCTCGTCATGACCGTGCACCCCGGTTTTGGCGGACAGAAGTTCATGGCTTCGGAGCTCCCCAAAGTGCGCGCGCTGCGTGAGCGATACCCGAACTTGAACATCGAGGTTGATGGAGGGCTAGGCGTCGGCACGGTCGACCAGGCGGCTGAAGCCGGTGCCAACGTCATTGTCGCTGGGTCGGCTGTCTTCGGCGCCCAGGACCCCGGCGATGTCATCCAGAAGCTGCGCGAAGCGGTTGATAAATACAGAAAGGAATGA
- a CDS encoding uncharacterized protein (COG:S;~EggNog:ENOG410PR8K;~InterPro:IPR036249,IPR002109;~go_function: GO:0015035 - protein disulfide oxidoreductase activity [Evidence IEA]), which translates to MSDSTLYLYTSLTAGSSHIITATSRLETILKANKIPFRAIDVATDDAARKLWGRRSKGKKLPGLVKYGTVVGDLEQIEEWNEFGELRMQINSVQDDFDSMAATSNPLPPAAESTSTTASVPAPKADSSAPKTSTIKIQDPPEKETQKDDSITVALRQAGEEAAAKAKETSSTTKSTAPAAAAAEPQSSKPETDAEPKEGDGEHTVRRKSVAPEIAEPGSKRPPLVPEVAAVSSANFRADNAEALGLINHHRNSNIAAESKEEAENLAKDLRKSISGDQHGVLESLREQRATRPVPDATVEDALEG; encoded by the exons ATGTCAGATTCCACGCTCTACCTCTACACCTCGCTCACTGCGGGGTCCTCCCATATCATCACCGCCACCTCGCGCTTGGAGACAATTCTAAAGGCGAACAAGATCCCATTCCGCGCAATTGATGTTGCCACCGACGATGCTGCCAGGAAACTTTGGGGTCGCCGGTCAAAGGGCAAGAAATTGCCTGGGTTGGTTAAATACGGAACTGTTGTTGGC GACCTCGAGCAAATTGAAGAATGGAACGAATTTGGCGAATTAAGGATGCAAATCAACAGTGTGCAAGACGACTTCGACAGCATGGCTGCTACTAGCAACCCCCTGCCGCCGGCGGCGGAATCAACCAGCACAACTGCTTCTGTACCCGCTCCCAAGGCCGATTCGTCTGCCCCCAAGACGAGCACAATAAAAATCCAAGACCCGCCCGAGAAGGAAACTCAGAAAGATGATTCCATCACTGTGGCGTTGCGTcaggcgggcgaggaagccgctgccaaggccaaggagacTTCCTCTACTACTAAATCTACCGCACCagcagccgctgctgcagaaCCCCAGTCCTCGAAACCTGAAACTGACGCAGAACCAAAGGAAGGAGATGGCGAGCATACTGTACGTCGCAAGTCGGTCGCTCCTGAAATCGCAGAGCCTGGATCAAAACGGCCGCCTTTGGTGCCCGAGGTTGCTGCGGTGTCCTCTGCCAACTTTCGTGCTGATAACGCTGAAGCTTTAGGGCTGATCAACCATCATCGTAACTCAAACATCGCCGCCGAGTcaaaggaggaggcagagaacTTGGCCAAGGATTTGCGCAAATCCATCTCCGGGGACCAGCACGGAGTCCTCGAGTCGCTGCGCGAGCAGAGGGCGACACGTCCAGTTCCAGACGCCACGGTTGAAGATGCGTTGGAGGGCTGA
- a CDS encoding uncharacterized protein (COG:S;~EggNog:ENOG410PXXD) produces MYLSFALPVGTPTAVGSSAAGIRKFVELQMNSPGPPSVINFTNVPPQIVEESNDRPTQILGTKCARVLYDRGLRQLIIKLTSEPHEVAHRTLSDQIVIQAKDMGILGDLKSLGSTRVTSGNISKEPDSAFRPITIPAGRDRRWPSVVIESGYSESTIHLRQIANLWVSESDGQVKVVIIISIERARGRILIEKWIPNPAPLSTGPALRNRGRSALREQTITLTKTHNRPATVTGAPLVIGFHEMFLRNPATDTEKDFRILEHDIQEIAKMVWNGME; encoded by the coding sequence ATGTATCTCAGCTTCGCGCTTCCTGTCGGTACGCCGACAGCAGTCGGATCGAGTGCGGCCGGAATTCGTAAATTTGTCGAACTGCAGATGAACTCTCCCGGTCCCCCGTCCGTAATCAACTTCACGAATGTGCCCCCCCAGATTGTCGAGGAGTCCAATGACCGACCGACCCAGATCCTTGGCACGAAATGTGCGAGGGTTCTCTATGACAGAGGACTTCGGCAGCTCATCATCAAACTCACTAGCGAGCCTCATGAGGTAGCACACAGAACCCTTTCCGACCAAATAGTGATACAAGCCAAGGACATGGGCATTCTCGGCGATCTAAAGTCACTCGGAAGTACCAGAGTCACCTCTGGTAATATATCAAAGGAACCCGACTCCGCGTTCAGGCCAATAACCATTCCTGCGGGACGAGACCGACGTTGGCCGAGTGTGGTTATCGAGAGCGGCTACTCAGAGAGTACCATTCATCTGCGGCAGATAGCGAATCTATGGGTAAGCGAGTCGGACGGGCAGGTTAAAGTTGTTATCATCATCTCTATTGAGAGAGCAAGGGGGAGAATATTGATTGAGAAATGGATTCCAAACCCGGCACCCCTGAGTACTGGCCCTGCTCTCCGGAATCGTGGCCGCTCCGCGTTGCGGGAGCAAACCATCACTCTCACCAAAACTCACAACCGCCCAGCGACAGTGACTGGGGCGCCCTTGGTCATTGGGTTCCACGAGATGTTCCTACGTAATCCCGCGACGGACACGGAGAAGGATTTTAGGATATTAGAACATGACATTCAAGAAATCGCCAAGATGGTTtggaatggaatggagtAG